Proteins encoded together in one Kutzneria kofuensis window:
- a CDS encoding MCE family protein, giving the protein MKRLLAIVPVLLLTGCSLYDTPLPGGADLGDHPYHLTVQFADVLDLVPQSSVKVDDVPVGRVDRIDLAADNKTALVSVLINGSVRLPANSGARVGQSSLLGEKYVELTAPPQPSGQLTDGSVITKDRTGRSPEIEEVLGALSLLLNGGDIGQVQNIVKELNAAMTGNEPQIRSFLSQVDNLVRDLDGQKDSIVKAIDAMNRLTTTLAGQRDDIATALDHLGPGLQVVTQQRDELTSMLNALDNLSSVAVDTINRSRDDLVGDLRQLQPVLQKLAETGAKLPTALEYLATYPFSDYAANDVKGDYFNSDIRFNLDLSALLGPQSPIIGGGG; this is encoded by the coding sequence ATGAAACGCCTCCTCGCGATCGTTCCCGTTCTTCTCCTCACCGGCTGCAGCCTCTACGACACGCCCCTTCCGGGCGGCGCCGACCTCGGCGACCACCCCTACCACCTGACCGTCCAGTTCGCGGACGTCCTCGACCTGGTCCCGCAGTCCAGCGTCAAGGTCGACGACGTCCCCGTGGGCCGAGTGGATCGCATCGACCTCGCCGCCGACAACAAGACCGCACTGGTGAGCGTGCTGATCAACGGTTCGGTACGGCTGCCGGCCAACTCGGGGGCACGAGTGGGGCAGTCGAGCCTGCTGGGCGAGAAGTACGTGGAACTGACGGCCCCGCCGCAGCCCAGCGGCCAGCTCACCGACGGCTCCGTGATCACCAAGGACCGCACCGGCCGGAGCCCCGAGATCGAGGAGGTGCTGGGCGCGCTGTCGCTGTTGCTCAACGGGGGCGACATCGGGCAGGTCCAGAACATCGTCAAGGAGCTCAATGCGGCCATGACCGGGAACGAGCCGCAGATCCGGTCCTTCCTGTCGCAAGTGGACAATCTGGTGCGGGACCTCGACGGGCAGAAGGACAGCATCGTCAAGGCCATCGACGCGATGAACCGCCTGACCACGACCCTGGCCGGTCAGCGGGACGACATCGCGACCGCGCTCGATCACCTGGGGCCGGGGTTGCAGGTGGTGACGCAGCAACGCGACGAGCTGACGAGCATGCTCAACGCGCTGGACAACCTGTCCTCGGTGGCGGTCGACACGATCAACCGCAGCCGCGACGACCTCGTCGGCGATCTCCGGCAGTTGCAGCCGGTGCTGCAGAAGCTGGCCGAGACCGGCGCGAAGCTGCCGACCGCGCTCGAGTACCTGGCGACGTATCCGTTCAGCGACTACGCGGCCAACGACGTGAAGGGCGACTACTTCAACTCGGACATCCGGTTCAACCTGGACCTGAGCGCGCTGCTGGGCCCGCAGTCGCCGATCATCGGAGGTGGGGGATGA
- a CDS encoding MCE family protein, producing MTRLLAIACVAALVLASGFLWLAPTSGTVVTAYFDKTIGLYAGSAVRVLGVKVGSIDSVTPVGGQVKVQFTVDRDVQIPADVHAVVIAPSLVSDRYVQLTPAYDGGPQLPSNSTLSRDRTASPVELDQLFTSVDQLSQALGPSGANKNGALSNVINSAAANLSGTGDALNNTVKQLSAAATALDGSKGDLFGTVTNLSKITSTLAGSDQQVHDLTGRLSDTTGFLADNRQQLGAAVSSLAAALTKVQKFLTDNKGLIQTNVDNLAAITKTLVDQRAALAEVLDVAPTAATNFVNAYDAKSGSIAVRGNINELTYPPVMMVCQLLQRSTPTQIPATLADLCKQIAPLLDGTLHLPSAAQVLAALQQGKLPPLPLPLLGGGK from the coding sequence ATGACTCGGCTACTCGCCATCGCTTGCGTCGCCGCCCTGGTGCTGGCCAGTGGTTTCCTGTGGCTGGCCCCGACGTCCGGCACGGTCGTCACCGCGTACTTCGACAAGACCATCGGCCTCTACGCCGGCTCGGCCGTGCGGGTGCTCGGCGTCAAGGTCGGCAGCATCGACTCCGTGACGCCGGTCGGCGGGCAGGTGAAGGTCCAGTTCACTGTGGACCGTGACGTGCAGATCCCCGCCGACGTACACGCCGTCGTGATCGCGCCCAGCCTGGTCAGCGACCGTTACGTCCAACTCACCCCGGCCTACGACGGCGGCCCGCAACTGCCGTCCAACTCCACGCTCTCCCGTGACCGCACCGCGAGCCCCGTCGAGTTGGACCAGCTCTTCACCAGCGTCGACCAGCTCAGCCAGGCCCTGGGCCCCTCAGGCGCGAACAAGAACGGCGCCCTGTCCAACGTCATCAACTCCGCGGCCGCGAACCTTTCCGGCACCGGCGATGCCCTGAACAACACCGTCAAGCAACTCAGCGCCGCTGCCACGGCCCTCGACGGCTCCAAGGGCGACCTCTTCGGTACCGTCACCAACCTCAGCAAGATCACCTCCACCCTCGCCGGCAGTGACCAGCAGGTCCACGACCTCACCGGCCGCCTCTCCGACACGACCGGCTTCCTCGCCGACAACCGGCAACAGCTCGGCGCTGCCGTGTCGTCGCTGGCGGCCGCCCTGACCAAGGTGCAGAAGTTCCTCACCGACAACAAGGGCCTCATCCAGACCAACGTGGACAACCTGGCCGCCATCACCAAGACCCTCGTCGACCAGCGCGCCGCCCTCGCCGAGGTCCTCGACGTGGCCCCCACCGCCGCCACCAACTTCGTCAACGCCTACGACGCCAAGTCCGGCTCCATCGCCGTTCGCGGCAACATCAACGAGCTCACCTATCCACCCGTGATGATGGTCTGCCAGCTCCTGCAGCGCAGCACCCCCACCCAGATCCCCGCCACCCTCGCCGACCTCTGCAAACAGATCGCACCGTTGCTGGACGGAACCCTGCACCTGCCATCGGCCGCGCAGGTGTTGGCGGCGCTGCAACAGGGAAAGCTGCCGCCGCTGCCACTGCCTTTGTTGGGGGGAGGGAAATGA
- a CDS encoding MCE family protein, with translation MRREALVGLVTVVVLALGVLAAFNADDLPIIGGGTTYSAYFGESAGLVAGNEVSVAGVKVGQVRRVSLAGNKVLVEFRVSDVFLGDRTSASIQIRTVLGDKYLALRPDGTQAQDPRQTIPRSRTMSPFDVTDAINQLGSTVGQIDPNQLAASFQVISDALKDTPEPLKQAASGLSSLSTTIASRDDQIAGMLAGTNQLSATVSSRDAEISKLLDDGNLLLGVVQQRKQAIAQLLTGTQELARQLSGLVTDNQNQLQPALNQLDEVTAVLARNQDNLNQALASLAPFVRVFNNTIGTGRWFDGYICGLLPPAQTTAGLEFNPGGCSTPLADPSLGSK, from the coding sequence ATGAGACGGGAAGCGCTGGTCGGGTTGGTCACGGTGGTGGTGCTGGCGCTCGGCGTGCTGGCCGCCTTCAACGCCGACGACCTGCCGATCATCGGCGGCGGCACGACGTACTCCGCCTACTTCGGCGAGTCGGCCGGGCTGGTCGCCGGCAACGAGGTCAGCGTGGCCGGCGTGAAGGTCGGGCAGGTGCGGCGGGTGTCGTTGGCGGGCAACAAGGTTCTGGTCGAGTTCCGGGTCAGCGACGTGTTCCTCGGTGACCGGACGAGCGCCTCGATCCAGATCCGGACCGTGCTCGGTGACAAGTACCTCGCGCTGCGACCGGACGGCACCCAGGCGCAGGATCCACGGCAGACCATTCCCCGGTCCCGCACGATGTCGCCGTTCGACGTCACCGACGCGATCAACCAGCTCGGCAGCACGGTCGGCCAGATCGACCCGAACCAGCTCGCCGCCAGCTTCCAGGTGATCTCCGACGCGTTGAAGGACACCCCGGAACCGTTGAAGCAGGCCGCGTCCGGCCTGTCGTCACTGTCCACGACCATCGCCTCTCGTGACGATCAGATCGCCGGAATGTTGGCCGGCACCAACCAGTTGAGCGCCACCGTCTCCTCCCGGGACGCCGAGATCAGCAAGCTGCTCGACGACGGCAACCTGCTGCTCGGCGTGGTGCAGCAACGCAAGCAGGCCATCGCCCAGCTGCTCACCGGCACGCAGGAGCTGGCCAGGCAACTGAGCGGGCTGGTCACCGACAACCAGAACCAGTTGCAGCCGGCCCTGAACCAGCTCGACGAGGTCACCGCCGTGTTGGCCCGAAACCAGGACAACCTCAACCAGGCCCTGGCGTCGCTGGCGCCGTTCGTCCGGGTCTTCAACAACACCATCGGCACCGGCCGCTGGTTCGACGGCTACATCTGCGGTCTGCTGCCGCCGGCGCAGACCACGGCCGGCCTGGAGTTCAATCCCGGCGGCTGCTCGACGCCGCTGGCCGACCCGAGCCTGGGGTCGAAATGA
- a CDS encoding MCE family protein yields MKSTLGAGVKITLFTVVTVLLTGMLAATIVNASLGDTAEYHAIFSDVSGLNKGDDVRVAGVRIGQVDDIALVDNKNAEVTFALAADRKLPGATTATIKYRNLVGQRYISLGTDVGDPNAILQPGTTIPLSRTQPALNLTALFNGFKPLFQALSPKDVNQLSYEIIQVLQGEGGTVSDLLAHTASITSAIAGRDKVIGQVIDNLSAVLATINGRGNELSSLISTVQQLVSGLSADRQPIADAITALDGLTAATSGLLAQARPSLQQDIGSLGQVSSLLNQADPTLDAFLKKLPGDLQAFTRTASYGGWFNYYLCRLSGTISVGSLGVSVPIVPFPVSQMPARCGP; encoded by the coding sequence GTGAAGTCCACCCTCGGCGCCGGCGTGAAGATCACCCTCTTCACCGTGGTCACCGTGCTGCTCACCGGCATGCTGGCGGCCACCATAGTCAACGCCAGCCTCGGCGACACCGCCGAGTACCACGCGATCTTCTCCGACGTCAGCGGCCTGAACAAGGGCGACGACGTCCGCGTGGCCGGTGTCCGGATCGGACAGGTCGACGACATCGCGTTGGTGGACAACAAGAATGCCGAGGTGACGTTCGCCCTGGCCGCCGACCGCAAGCTGCCCGGGGCCACCACCGCCACCATCAAGTACCGGAACCTGGTGGGGCAGCGGTACATCTCGCTCGGCACCGACGTCGGCGACCCGAACGCGATACTGCAGCCGGGAACCACCATCCCGCTGAGCCGCACCCAGCCGGCGCTGAACCTGACCGCGTTGTTCAACGGGTTCAAGCCGCTGTTCCAGGCGCTGTCGCCGAAGGACGTCAACCAGCTGTCGTACGAGATCATCCAGGTGCTGCAAGGAGAAGGCGGCACGGTCAGCGACCTGCTCGCGCACACCGCCTCGATCACCTCGGCCATCGCCGGCCGGGACAAGGTGATCGGGCAGGTGATCGACAACCTGTCCGCCGTGCTGGCCACCATCAACGGCCGCGGCAACGAGCTGTCGAGCCTGATCTCGACCGTGCAGCAGCTGGTCAGCGGGCTGTCGGCCGACCGCCAGCCGATCGCCGACGCGATCACCGCGCTGGACGGGCTGACCGCCGCCACCTCAGGGCTGCTGGCGCAGGCCAGGCCGTCGCTGCAGCAGGACATCGGCAGCCTCGGGCAGGTGTCCTCGCTGCTCAACCAGGCCGACCCGACGCTGGACGCCTTCCTCAAGAAGCTGCCCGGCGACCTGCAGGCGTTCACCCGGACCGCCAGCTACGGCGGCTGGTTCAACTACTACCTGTGCCGGCTGTCCGGCACGATCAGCGTCGGCTCGCTGGGCGTGTCGGTGCCGATCGTGCCGTTCCCGGTGTCCCAGATGCCGGCGAGGTGTGGCCCATGA
- a CDS encoding MCE family protein, with protein sequence MNRYHVLGAAFLVVIVAFLAFTVAVYEKAFEPAVHVTLKTDSVGNQLTPGADVKVRGVVVGEVRSVGTDGGVASLDLALQPDLVDQVPGNVSARLLPKTLFGERYVALQVPTRPAAPIEAGAVIGQDRSSSAIEISKVLDDLMPVLQAVQPQKLAATLTALSQALDGRGKQLGEVLTQADSYLRQLAPSLPDLNADLAALSHVADTYSTAAPDFLHALADLTTTSRTLVDQRTQLDTLFSVVTTTAVDLDSFLRVNRANVIGLAASAAPTLAVLAKYAPEYPCVLGQLADQLANADFTFGKGTDHPEMGKFTLSITASRGAYKPGVDTPKYLDTRGPRCYPKASPGNLFPQYPPGGPIQDGSTHPGADPAAGSAHTATSSAAGSPAEQQLLNLLEAPQLGVMPQDAPGWSALLVGPLLRGSEVTLK encoded by the coding sequence ATGAACCGGTATCACGTGCTCGGCGCGGCCTTCCTGGTGGTCATCGTGGCCTTCCTGGCGTTCACGGTGGCCGTCTACGAGAAGGCGTTCGAGCCGGCCGTGCACGTGACCCTGAAGACCGACTCGGTCGGCAACCAGCTCACCCCCGGCGCGGACGTGAAGGTCCGGGGCGTGGTGGTCGGCGAGGTGCGGTCCGTCGGCACCGACGGCGGCGTGGCGTCCCTCGACCTTGCGCTGCAACCGGATCTGGTCGACCAGGTGCCGGGCAACGTGTCGGCCCGGCTGCTGCCGAAGACGTTGTTCGGCGAACGCTATGTGGCGCTGCAGGTTCCGACGCGGCCGGCGGCGCCGATCGAGGCAGGGGCGGTGATCGGGCAGGACCGGAGCAGCTCGGCGATCGAGATCAGCAAGGTGCTGGACGACCTGATGCCGGTGCTGCAGGCCGTGCAGCCGCAGAAGCTCGCCGCCACGTTGACTGCACTGTCGCAGGCATTGGACGGCCGGGGCAAGCAACTCGGCGAGGTGCTGACGCAGGCCGACTCGTACCTGCGGCAGTTGGCACCGTCGCTGCCGGACCTGAACGCCGATCTGGCCGCGTTGTCGCACGTCGCCGACACGTATTCGACGGCCGCGCCGGACTTCCTGCACGCGCTGGCCGATCTCACCACGACCAGCCGGACCCTCGTCGACCAGCGGACGCAGCTGGACACGCTGTTCTCCGTCGTCACGACCACGGCCGTCGACCTGGACAGTTTCCTGCGGGTCAACCGGGCCAACGTGATCGGCCTCGCCGCCTCGGCCGCGCCGACCCTGGCCGTGCTGGCCAAGTACGCGCCGGAGTACCCGTGCGTGCTGGGGCAGCTCGCCGACCAGCTGGCCAACGCCGACTTCACTTTCGGCAAGGGAACCGACCACCCCGAGATGGGCAAGTTCACGCTGTCGATCACCGCCAGCCGCGGCGCGTACAAGCCGGGCGTGGACACCCCGAAGTACCTGGACACCCGCGGGCCCCGGTGTTACCCGAAGGCCAGCCCCGGCAACCTGTTCCCGCAGTACCCGCCCGGTGGTCCCATCCAGGACGGCTCCACCCACCCCGGCGCCGACCCGGCTGCCGGCTCCGCCCATACTGCCACCAGCTCCGCCGCCGGGTCGCCCGCCGAGCAGCAACTCCTCAATCTCCTGGAAGCGCCGCAACTCGGCGTGATGCCGCAGGACGCCCCCGGCTGGAGCGCGCTGCTGGTCGGCCCGCTGCTGCGCGGCTCGGAGGTGACGCTGAAGTGA
- a CDS encoding MlaE family ABC transporter permease: protein MTAPAMQLEQLGRQMAFYGRTIAWAPQAIRRYPREVLRLLGEVSFGSGALAVIGGTLGVMIGMTLFTGTVVGLQGYSALNQLGTSALTGFISAYFDTREVAPLSAGLALSATVGCGFTAQLGAMRISEEVDALEVMGVPSLPYLVTTRMLAGVAAVIPLYVIGLLCSYLASREITVLFYGQSAGTYDHYFALFLPPVDVLWSFGKVMVFSVVVILVHCYYGYTATGGPAGVGVAVGRAVRAALVSQTVLDFFLSLAIWGSSTTVRIAG, encoded by the coding sequence ATGACCGCCCCCGCAATGCAGTTGGAGCAGCTCGGCCGGCAGATGGCGTTCTACGGCCGGACGATCGCATGGGCGCCGCAGGCGATCCGCCGCTACCCGCGCGAGGTGCTGCGGCTGCTCGGCGAGGTCAGTTTCGGCAGCGGGGCGCTGGCGGTCATCGGCGGCACGCTCGGCGTGATGATCGGCATGACCCTGTTCACCGGCACGGTCGTCGGCCTGCAGGGCTATTCGGCGCTGAACCAGCTCGGCACCTCGGCGCTGACCGGCTTCATCTCGGCGTACTTCGACACCCGCGAGGTCGCGCCGCTGTCGGCCGGCCTGGCGTTGTCGGCCACGGTCGGCTGCGGGTTCACCGCCCAGCTCGGCGCGATGCGGATCTCCGAGGAGGTCGACGCGCTGGAGGTGATGGGCGTGCCGAGCCTGCCGTACCTGGTCACCACGCGGATGCTCGCCGGTGTCGCCGCGGTCATCCCGTTGTACGTGATCGGTCTGCTCTGCTCCTACCTGGCCTCCCGCGAGATCACGGTGCTGTTCTACGGGCAGTCCGCCGGCACCTACGACCACTACTTCGCGCTGTTCCTGCCACCCGTCGACGTGCTGTGGTCGTTCGGCAAGGTGATGGTGTTCAGCGTCGTGGTGATCCTCGTGCACTGCTACTACGGCTACACCGCCACCGGTGGGCCGGCCGGGGTCGGCGTCGCGGTCGGCCGTGCGGTGCGGGCGGCGCTGGTGTCGCAGACGGTGCTGGACTTCTTCCTCAGCCTGGCGATCTGGGGATCGTCCACGACGGTGCGGATCGCCGGATGA
- a CDS encoding MlaE family ABC transporter permease, which yields MIVAFRQVGRISLLGWDVVRAVPQRPFQWRELIRQSWFFASVTILPTAMVAIPFGAVISLHLGSLTKQIGAQSFTGAASALAIIQQASPLITALLVAGAGGSAMCADVGARTIREEIDAMRVLGVPPVQRLIVPRVLAAMFVSILLNGLVSVVGVLGGYFFNVIMQGGTPGAYLASFNALAQLPDLMISELKAVIYGFIAGVVAAYRGLNPSAGPKGVGDAVNQAVVITFLLLFLVNVVLTGIYLQLVPPKGM from the coding sequence GTGATCGTCGCGTTCCGCCAGGTCGGGCGGATCTCCCTGCTGGGCTGGGACGTCGTGCGGGCGGTGCCGCAGCGGCCGTTCCAGTGGCGGGAGCTGATCCGGCAGTCCTGGTTCTTCGCCAGCGTCACCATCCTGCCCACGGCGATGGTGGCGATCCCGTTCGGCGCGGTCATCTCGCTGCACCTGGGCTCGCTGACCAAGCAGATCGGCGCGCAGTCGTTCACCGGCGCGGCCAGCGCGCTGGCGATCATCCAGCAGGCCAGCCCGCTGATCACGGCGCTGCTGGTGGCCGGCGCGGGCGGCTCGGCGATGTGCGCCGACGTGGGCGCGCGCACCATCCGCGAGGAGATCGACGCCATGCGGGTGCTGGGCGTGCCGCCGGTGCAGCGGCTGATCGTGCCCCGGGTGCTGGCCGCGATGTTCGTGTCGATCCTGCTCAACGGCCTGGTCAGCGTGGTCGGCGTGCTGGGCGGCTACTTCTTCAACGTGATCATGCAGGGCGGCACGCCGGGCGCGTACCTGGCCAGCTTCAACGCCCTGGCCCAGCTGCCGGACCTGATGATCAGCGAGCTCAAGGCGGTGATCTACGGCTTCATCGCGGGTGTGGTGGCCGCGTACCGGGGCCTGAACCCGTCGGCCGGGCCGAAGGGCGTCGGCGACGCGGTGAACCAGGCCGTGGTCATCACGTTCCTGTTGTTGTTCCTGGTGAACGTGGTGCTGACCGGCATCTACCTGCAGCTGGTCCCGCCGAAGGGCATGTGA
- a CDS encoding glucose 1-dehydrogenase, whose protein sequence is MGRLDDKIALITGAARGQGAAAARRFVAEGARVIIADVNDDAGKALADELGDAADYRHLDVSSETEWAELTGSLERLDVLVNNAGVLHFAPLPQTTLADYERVIRINQIGTFLGMRSAVPLMKDHGGSIVNVSSVEGLAAMPLLVAYSASKFAIRGMTKVAAVELGRHDIRVNSVHPGAIDTDMVKDALGGHAVDMTPVLKKLAIRRAGRPDEVANVVLFLASDESSYCTGGEFSVDGGAAATHALAPS, encoded by the coding sequence ATGGGACGGCTCGACGACAAGATCGCGCTGATCACCGGGGCGGCCCGGGGACAGGGCGCGGCCGCGGCCCGGCGGTTCGTCGCCGAGGGCGCGCGGGTGATCATCGCGGACGTCAACGACGACGCCGGCAAGGCGCTGGCCGACGAACTCGGCGACGCCGCCGACTACCGGCACCTCGACGTCAGCTCGGAAACGGAGTGGGCCGAGCTCACCGGTTCGCTGGAACGGCTGGACGTGCTGGTGAACAACGCCGGCGTGCTGCACTTCGCGCCGCTGCCGCAGACCACGCTGGCCGACTACGAACGCGTGATCCGGATCAACCAGATCGGCACCTTCCTGGGCATGCGCTCGGCGGTGCCGCTGATGAAGGACCACGGCGGCTCCATCGTGAACGTGTCCTCCGTGGAGGGGCTGGCCGCGATGCCGTTGCTGGTGGCGTATTCGGCGTCCAAGTTCGCCATCCGCGGCATGACCAAGGTGGCGGCGGTGGAGCTGGGCCGGCACGACATCCGCGTCAACTCCGTGCATCCCGGCGCGATCGACACCGACATGGTGAAGGACGCGTTGGGCGGCCACGCCGTCGACATGACGCCCGTGCTGAAGAAGCTGGCCATCCGGCGCGCCGGCCGGCCCGACGAGGTCGCCAACGTGGTGCTGTTCCTGGCCAGCGACGAGAGCTCCTACTGCACCGGCGGAGAGTTCTCCGTCGACGGCGGGGCCGCCGCCACGCACGCGCTGGCGCCGTCGTGA
- a CDS encoding 3-oxoacyl-ACP reductase, with protein MDLEGKVAIVTGAAAGLGRAEALALAAAGASVVLGDVADASAVLAEIEALGGKAEIVPGDVAERSTADALVQAAVEGLGGLHIVVNNAGVLRDRMLFNMSDEEWDTVIRVHLRGHFLLSRNASAYWRQQSKQDGKPVYGRVVNTSSEAFLLGSEGQPNYAAAKAGIVALTVATSRGMARYGVKANAICPRARTAMTSDVFGPAPAGDDPLSPHHVAPFVAYLASPAADHISGQLFVVHGGMVALIAAPAVEQTFRAADGDWAAVGGYFAERDPARTFACTEVLTLS; from the coding sequence GTGGACCTGGAGGGCAAGGTCGCGATCGTCACCGGCGCGGCCGCCGGGCTCGGGCGGGCCGAGGCGCTCGCGCTGGCCGCGGCCGGCGCGTCGGTGGTGCTCGGCGATGTCGCCGACGCATCCGCTGTGCTGGCCGAGATCGAGGCGTTGGGTGGCAAGGCGGAGATCGTGCCGGGCGACGTGGCCGAGCGGTCGACCGCCGACGCGCTGGTGCAGGCGGCGGTGGAAGGCCTGGGTGGCTTGCACATCGTGGTGAACAACGCCGGCGTGCTGCGCGACCGGATGTTGTTCAACATGTCCGACGAGGAGTGGGACACCGTGATCCGTGTGCACCTGCGCGGCCACTTCCTGTTGTCCCGCAACGCATCGGCGTATTGGCGGCAGCAGTCCAAACAGGACGGCAAGCCGGTGTACGGCCGGGTGGTCAACACTTCCTCGGAGGCATTCCTGCTCGGCTCCGAGGGACAGCCCAACTACGCCGCCGCGAAGGCCGGCATCGTCGCGCTGACCGTGGCGACCTCCCGCGGCATGGCCCGCTACGGCGTCAAGGCCAACGCGATCTGCCCCCGCGCCCGTACGGCCATGACGTCCGATGTCTTCGGCCCGGCGCCGGCCGGCGACGATCCCCTTTCCCCGCACCACGTCGCCCCGTTCGTCGCCTACCTCGCGTCCCCGGCGGCCGACCACATCAGCGGTCAGTTGTTCGTCGTGCACGGCGGCATGGTGGCGCTGATCGCCGCCCCGGCCGTCGAGCAGACCTTCCGCGCGGCCGACGGCGACTGGGCCGCGGTCGGCGGCTACTTCGCCGAGCGTGACCCGGCCCGCACCTTCGCCTGCACCGAAGTTCTGACCCTGAGCTAG
- a CDS encoding ferredoxin encodes MAIEVDRNLCEANGRCVAAAPEVFELENDEELVIHEPPVGAELAERIKVAVASCPRYALRVTG; translated from the coding sequence GTGGCGATCGAAGTCGATCGGAATCTGTGCGAGGCGAACGGGCGGTGCGTGGCGGCCGCTCCGGAGGTGTTCGAGCTGGAAAACGACGAGGAGTTGGTGATCCATGAGCCGCCGGTCGGGGCCGAGCTGGCCGAGCGGATCAAGGTCGCCGTCGCCAGCTGTCCGCGTTACGCGCTGCGCGTGACCGGCTGA
- a CDS encoding acyl-CoA dehydrogenase family protein yields the protein MRIAYTPEQERLRAELRAYFAELMTPERREALATTGGEYGDGVAYKEVVAQLGRDGWLVIGWPAEHGGQDRSMLEQLIFLDEAATAGVPVPFLTLNTIGPTIMRFGTPEQKAEFLPRIAAGQVHFAIGYSEPGAGTDLASLRTRAVRDGDDYVINGQKMWTSLIQYADYVWLAARTDPDAVKHKGLSILIVPTDAEGFSWTPVHTMAGPTTSATYYQDVRVPATALVGEEHRGWPLITNQLNHERVALTSAAPVLTALHEVTAWAQRTKLPDGNRIIDQEWVQLHLARVHAKAEFLKLMNWRIAWGVEQSPSPADASATKVFGTEFATEAYRLLMEVLGTNAVVRQGSPGALLHGRIERMHRSSLILTFGGGTNEVQRDIIAAVGLGLPVGRR from the coding sequence ATGCGGATCGCGTACACCCCCGAGCAGGAGCGGCTACGCGCCGAGCTGCGGGCGTACTTCGCGGAGCTGATGACGCCGGAGCGGCGGGAGGCGCTGGCCACCACCGGCGGCGAGTACGGCGACGGCGTCGCCTACAAGGAGGTCGTCGCCCAGCTGGGCCGGGACGGCTGGCTGGTGATCGGCTGGCCGGCCGAGCACGGCGGCCAGGACCGGTCCATGCTGGAACAGCTGATCTTCCTCGACGAGGCGGCGACCGCCGGCGTGCCGGTGCCGTTCCTCACCCTGAACACCATCGGGCCGACGATCATGCGGTTCGGCACGCCCGAGCAGAAGGCCGAGTTCCTGCCCCGGATCGCCGCCGGGCAGGTGCACTTCGCCATCGGCTACTCCGAACCCGGCGCCGGCACCGACCTCGCGTCGCTGCGCACGCGGGCGGTCCGCGACGGCGACGACTACGTGATCAACGGCCAGAAGATGTGGACCAGCCTGATCCAGTACGCCGACTACGTGTGGCTGGCCGCGCGCACCGACCCGGATGCGGTCAAGCACAAGGGGTTGAGCATCCTGATCGTGCCCACCGACGCCGAGGGCTTCAGCTGGACGCCGGTGCACACGATGGCCGGGCCGACCACCAGCGCCACCTACTACCAGGACGTGCGGGTGCCGGCGACGGCGCTGGTCGGCGAGGAGCACCGGGGCTGGCCGCTGATCACCAACCAGCTCAACCACGAGCGCGTCGCCCTGACGTCCGCCGCACCCGTGCTGACCGCGCTGCACGAGGTGACCGCGTGGGCGCAGCGGACCAAGCTGCCCGACGGCAACCGGATCATCGACCAGGAATGGGTGCAGCTGCACCTCGCCCGTGTGCATGCCAAGGCCGAGTTCCTCAAGCTGATGAACTGGCGCATCGCCTGGGGTGTCGAGCAGTCGCCCAGCCCCGCGGACGCGTCCGCGACCAAGGTGTTCGGCACCGAGTTCGCCACCGAGGCGTACCGGCTGCTGATGGAGGTGCTCGGCACGAACGCCGTCGTGCGCCAGGGATCGCCCGGCGCGCTGCTGCACGGGCGGATCGAGCGGATGCATCGGTCGTCACTGATCCTGACGTTCGGCGGCGGCACCAACGAGGTGCAGCGGGACATCATCGCCGCGGTGGGCCTCGGCCTGCCCGTCGGCCGGCGCTGA